The window AAGTTGCGGTAGGAAATCCTGAGACCTCATGATCGGCCCTGCAATCAGCTGTGGGAAAAAGAGGATGAATAAAAAGTAATCCACAGTGGACATACGTTTCTCAATGATCCCTCGGTGGATATCCACTTGGACGGCAATGATTTGGAAGGTATAAAAACTGATGGCTAGTGGTAAAAAGATACTCCAAGAACCTGAAATCTCTTTAAAACTAGGATACCCAGTTAAGGAAAACAAAGAATCTGTGATGAAGTAAAAATACTTAAAAAAAGCTAAGTTGAGAACGTTTAAGATGACAATGGTATAAAGGACATTGTCGTGTTTTTCTCCCTTGTCTTTTTTCCGAAACATCCATTCGCTAAACCCATAGTTGATGAGAATGACGAGAAGGAAGTGGAATAAAAAAGGGAAACTGAAATAGGCATAAAAAATAAGGGATGAAACCACAAGAAGGGGTTTTCTTCCCTTCTGTGGAATGTTCCAATAGATCAAATATGTGAGAGCAAATAAAATTAAATACGGAATCGAATTGAATAACATGAATTAGGTAACCTTAAAAACTAGATATCCCAGAGATATAAAAACTTCGCGTTCGTTCCTGTTCCTAGAAGTTTATCTGCGATTCCAAATGAAATTGGGTTCCCTTTCACATCTGTTGCTTGGTAGATATTTTCGACAGGAACTTTCCCTCTTTGGTAAGTCACAATTCGTGGTGAACCTTGTGGGTTTCCTTCATACTTCGGGTGTTTCATGAGTTCGATTACAAAATTATCAAAGTATCCGATAAAATCGATCATCCCTTCTTTTTGCGCTTGTTCTGCCGTAAAGATCCTTCCATCACAAATTTCCTTGAGTCTTGCTTCGGAAACTTTGGGGCGACCTTTTTTGACCACTTCAAAAAATCGGGAATACAAACTATCAATGATGGATTGTAAAATTTTTCTTTGTTCCGCAGTCATTTCCGTTGTCGGTGAACCAAGTGCTTTGTTTGGACCAGAAGTAAAGGATTGGTCTTTGATTCCAATTTTATCCAATCCTTCTTTGACATTGATCCCAGACATGATGACTCCCACCGATCCTGTAACAGTCGTTGGGTGAGCACCGATCGAATCCGTCGCCATGGCGATGTAATAAGCACCACTGGCAGCCGTGTCCATAAAACCTGCAAAAACAGGGATCCCTTTTCTTTCTTTGAATTTTTTGATCTCTTGGTAAATGATATCGCTCGCAGTGACCGTTCCGCCAGGTGAGTTGATTTTTAAAATCACACCTTTGACATCAGGGTCCCGTTCGGCACGTTTCAAAGATTCTTTCACTCGGACGACCATGGAATCGGAAGAGGGGCCAAAAAAGGCTTCTTTTCCTTCGTCAGAAATCATCCCTTCGATGGAGATAATTACGATTTTTTCTTGATCCTTTCCTGCGATGAGTTTCTCTTCGAAT of the Leptospira biflexa serovar Patoc strain 'Patoc 1 (Paris)' genome contains:
- the sppA gene encoding signal peptide peptidase SppA, with translation MPLRKFGLIRSVVLLSVLFTESCVIGNSMNLFPPTAKSEFEEKLIAGKDQEKIVIISIEGMISDEGKEAFFGPSSDSMVVRVKESLKRAERDPDVKGVILKINSPGGTVTASDIIYQEIKKFKERKGIPVFAGFMDTAASGAYYIAMATDSIGAHPTTVTGSVGVIMSGINVKEGLDKIGIKDQSFTSGPNKALGSPTTEMTAEQRKILQSIIDSLYSRFFEVVKKGRPKVSEARLKEICDGRIFTAEQAQKEGMIDFIGYFDNFVIELMKHPKYEGNPQGSPRIVTYQRGKVPVENIYQATDVKGNPISFGIADKLLGTGTNAKFLYLWDI